The Tachysurus vachellii isolate PV-2020 chromosome 15, HZAU_Pvac_v1, whole genome shotgun sequence nucleotide sequence TGGAGCCAGACATTTATCTAATCTGCCAAGGAAGAGCAAGGGTGTGAGGAGGAGAGCATGAGGTTGTTTGTGTACTTAAAGCATCTGGGTCCAATATTGGGTCAACACTGAGAAATAAGGGATGGGCACTGCTAGCATTTATCCTTCACCCAAGGGGACTGGACAATGAAAACAAACTGGGAAACTTAATGGCTCACTTTTACGGGAGAGGGCTGGAGTTGGAGGAATGGACATACAATATTTGGGTTCTTGTAGAAATGTCTATATTTCTACaagatttctgtttctgtctggtGAAATCAGTGGGCTTGATTGGCCAAGGCAAAGCTTAAACTGTAGTTTTAAAACTCCGTTTTTACCAAATTAGTTTTATTCTTACAAGTGTTATCTGGGCCTGGATTTAAACTTTTGTGTGCATGTTCGTGAATGACTCTGACACGTACTCTCACAAACCCTATTATGGATTAGATATTCTCTGCTGTGAGGAAGTGGACtatcagtacatacagtatagttcGTGGCTTAGGCAGGGGAGGGAAGGAAATACCAGAGATAAATCTAGGAGGCTGTAAACAGtgctgagagaaacacacagcttGAGCCCAATTTAGAGATTAGCTGAGACTTGTATATAaccaatctgtttttttttcattaggaTATCTGAGCAGGAGAATTATGAAACCAGATTTCTGCTGCAATCTGAACTTTAACTCAgacttgtgtttttttgggtGCAGGTGTTTAGAgtggtaagtgtgtgtttgggaagTCCTCCAGAAAATATCTGTTGGGAGTACAGGGACAAGGACAAGAACTTCCATCGCATAGGGCCTTTGACCCCTAAGGAATTTTACGTACAGTATGTCAAGCCCATCTACAACCTTCAGGACAAGGTAAAACCCTGAAAAATCTCCATTACATTCTTCCACATTTCTTCGCTCTCAGTATTGTGAATTATTGGCTATGATACCTGCTCTGTTCTTTTCAGGTGTGCCTTGTGAATGACCCCAGGCCTCAGAATCTGTATAAGAAGTTGTACAGTGTGGAATACTTGGGAAATATGGTGGCTGGACGCAGTACACATTATAATAATCAACCCATTGAGGTCTTGAAGAAAGCTGCTGCTGATTCCATAAAGGAAGGAGAGGTTGATGCCCTGTACACTATTGACCTTGATTCAGATAATTCCTGGGATGAATAgccaaaatgtatttatctttGTTTTGGTTAGGATGCTAAAATGGCTGTTTGATCATTCTGGCTTTAAACAGCAAAAATACATGTACATTAGAGAGGAAccacaatacaaaaaaacacacatatagctTTCCAAAAATACTGCTACTGTTGGCTGTTAGACACAAGTAGTGTTTGCTCCACAAGAATTTGTCCCCAGGTTAAAGAAACATAAGAACAATCATAATGGGCAGTAAATGGACAACTATAACTGCTGACACCCAAGTGTTCTTTGATTGTAATCATTGTCCTACTTACAGCTGAACTTTGTTGTGTTCTCTCTTGATCTCTGGCAGGCTGTGTGGTTTGGTTGTGATGTAGGAAAGCATTTCCATGGCAAACTGGGCATCAATGACATGAATGTGTAAGAGACCTCAGTATTCTTGTTTATGACTGTGAGAAATGAGTGTGAGACATTGTCACTATCAGCAAGTGTGTTTGGTATGACATTATAGGCTTATAAAAAATTCAAGCTACAGTTTCCAAAGGTGAGctcattgtttttgttgttttttttcggTACATAGTTTTAACCACGAGCTGGTGTTTGGTGTATCAGTAAAGAACCTGAATAAGGCAGAGCGGCTGATTTTTGGAGATTCCCTGATGACCCATGCCATGGTCCTTACTGCAGTTACTGAcaaggtactgaacacacaaaaaaaacttcaaGTGACTACAGGCAAAAATGCCAACATGCAAAAAGAATGGAAAACTGGCTTCCTTGTTCAGTTGGTGGCCACAGTAATATGTACCccatactatatacagtatacaaatatacaaaatgacataaaataagACACTACAAATTTATAGCACTACGCATTGTGGTGACTAGTAAAATGAAGTGAAACTACCCAGTGTAGTATTAAAAAGCCATTTTCACCCaccaaaaaaaattgtttctctttatctcttcctCCACATTTCCCCTCTTTTCACACAGTTTACCATTCTTTTAATCTCCAGTACTTGAAATTACTGTCAATTTCCCATATAAATGACAACAGCTGTGTTAAGAGTTTCCACACCTTCCCACTAATAGCTGGGTAAGAGTTGTGTTTCACAATTGCAGTCACCAAGGTTGACGTTTTGCTGTGGGAAACCCTAAAGGGAAAGAGAACTGAGAACCAGAGGGCCATATGCACCAAAGACTAGCATGTGCTAAGGGAGTACTTGACACTGAAATATATGGTCCTCATAATGCTGTTCTTGCTGATAAACTGCTAATGTTAAACTGGGGCCAATTTAGTCCCAGAACCCTTTTGGGACACTTTTGGTTTCTTTATGTTCATTATAAAGACTGTCACAACATTACAATAAAGTGTACAATTTCAGTGCCCTCAGGGATGCCTGTGTATCATTATGACATTTTATCTGATTCATATGTGTTGAAAAATTTCTTGACTGTTATGTTAAATGGAGGTAACACATTTTAACataacattaattaaacattgtgctattttgatttttttaaacccctctctctcttatcaGGAAGGGAAGGAGGGATGCTACAAGAAGTGGAGAGTGGAGAACTCATGGGGTGATGATCGTGGGAATAAGGGTGAGTTTTCTTGGCTTAGAGGGCAAGAGTTTGTCTGTAGTTTGTCTGTAGTTTGCCTCGCACGCTGCTCTGCATTATATAAACTGAAGCTATTTGTCTTTCCAGAGGGGCTAATTTAATTTCCAAAAGGATTACATCCCGgacctctcctcttctccttttttatgAGTTCATAATTCACTCTTGGCCAAGGAAATCTGTCTCATATGTGTTTCTTGAGCCCTGACTCTTTCTTTCAAGACATTTGCTACGTTGTTGTCCTTTATACTCTATCGGTACAACTTTGAATGAAAATGGAAGTTTCTGGAACTTACAATATGCATTTTTACCATTATGAATTCTACATATGCACTTTAGTACatttgggggatgtggtagcctagtggttaagatgttggactactaattggtagagtaaagaaaaacaacctttttttctttttattataatggGATTTTCTTTTTACTGGTGCACTTTGGTGTAAttaatcagccataacattaaaatcaaaaataggtgaagtgaataacattgatgtATTAGTTGTGTGGAAACAGGAAAATGGGCAAGTGTCAGGGATCTGAGCGTCTTTGACAAAAGCCAAGTTGTGATGTTGGacaactgggtcagagcattTTCTACATAGCAGGTCTTGTGCGGTGTTAATGTCTATCATAAGTAGTCAAGGAATGGACAGGTCTAATCCATCAGTCTCACTATACCTGCATATAGCATATAGACTTATGTTTATTATgcagttcatttcatttttaaaagctttctttgaaatgtaataaaagtaataGGTAacatttgtggtgtgtgtagatgtctatgcattcacactctctctttaatAAGCCCTACATTCTTGCCCAGATTatcaagtttttatttttagctcagTCATGCTTTGCAAATCTTTTGCCTTCGAACTAAATCATCATCTGTTTAAAAGTTCAAAGTTTCCTGAAACCTTGCaatattctattattctatAAACCCAAGTGAATGCTGAAGACTCCTCCAGTTAAAGTGCAGTAATAAGCTACTATTTCAAATGAATTATGACTGTACACAAGTAgattttcatttgaataaatCATACCATTTTTGTGGCTTTGAAGCAATATTTGTTTGAAAGAAGCGAGACATTGTTGGCCttgggagagagaaaaatttaTGCTTGAGGTTAGACGGTCAGCAGTGCTCAAATTTGTTCTAACAGTTGTTTCCCCTCAGAGATTAGACTGTAATGAGCTATACTAAAAAgggaagagggaaaaaaaaactcggCTATGATTGATTATTTTATCCTCGTTGCTGCCCTTTTTGTGCTTTTAGGTTTTAAGCCagataaaaaaagaggaaatattgctgacagctttttttttttaatgtggaaTGAGGAATATATTTAAGTGTCCTTTCATTCTAGGTCATGTCTCATATGAACCACATTATAGCTTTGTGTAATATTACTACAAGATGTGCCGTTCAACATAACAATAGAAACTGCAAGCCAGTTTGTGTGATCAGCTTGCAGCTTTTGctagtttttgacagtttttGATACCTCCCTAACAGATCTGTTATCTGTTCATCTGCAGTCATGCAGACAATAACAGTGTAGAATAAAGTGGAGCAGTTTGAAATAGAAAGGCACAGACATCCTCAGAGcctgaaagcacacacacgAATTAGGGAACTGTTTCCAACATTTGCACAAGTTCTATGTGATTAGCCATGTAAAATAAATCCACATGTCTACTGCATGTCAGGAACAGTTTCTCAggctgagatgtgtgtgtgtgtttttgtatttgttcatggctttttttattcatcaacCCCTACCACATCCGTTGTCAACCATGTCTAGAAGTTACCTACTTAGTGCcacttcctgcttttttttttaattaaacttcacCACATTGATAATATGAAGCTATAAACTGTACATTGTTACACACTTGTATGAAAATGTCTAAGTGCTGTCTGGTGGCTTATTGGATAATGCATTAAGGATTTCAGAGGGAGAGGCTCCTTCTCTGCCATCAAAACAATTTGGAAGGTGGTGTGTTAATTCAAAAGAATTCTGAAAAGATCATGAAAAGGTTTAGTGTTTTTAAAGGACCAAACTTATATGGAAAATTGGCTTGGCTGTTCCATGGCCAGGTGTATTATGTTACTGCCTCATTATTTCTCTATAATATTTGCATATAAAAGGTTGTTCTTTCATTCTTGAGTTGAATTCAAATGCCGTTTGCatttacacacatctattcacattctacggacaatttagagatgctaatcaacctacaaCGCATGTGTTTTTGAACTTGGGATGGAAACCGGAGTAGctagaggaaacccctgaagtaTGGAAAGAGCAggcaaactacacacaaaatactttattaatctaCTTATTAATCCTCATTTATTATACAGATTTAACAAGAAGTCTACTAGTTCATGGATGGCATTAAAACTTGAGCTGGTTGTTTTTGATCCactattcattctctctctctctctctctctctctctctctctctccctactcTCTCTCCCTACTCTCTACTCTTTATGGTAACTAAtcttagctttgtttttttttcctctaggtTATCTGATCATGACGGACGAGTGGTTTTCAGAATACGTTTATGAAGTGGTGGTGGATAAGAAATACCTCACCCCTGAGGTCCAGGAGGTCATGAAGCAGGATCCGGTTATTCTCCCTGCCTGGGATCCAATGGGAGCACTGGCATAACCATAGAGACTGAGCATGTCCAATCCGACCTCAGCCAGGTCTTTTGACTCCACCCTACTTGATGGTTTTTCCAAAAGAGCCTGttctagatttaaaaaaaaaaaaaataaaaattttccttttttttttactggacgTCATTTGTAATTATTGGAATAATCCTTATAGTTAAAGCCAGATGTAGCAATGTTATGAAACAGATAATGATCTAGTGATGCTCATTAATATGGAACAGTATATACAAGTAAGGCATATGTACCTGGGTTGATGGAATGAGCATCTTGCCATAAAACATTTAGTGCAAAGCTGTAAACCATTAATTCAGTTCTATTTTAAAGTTTACAACAAAGCTTAAATGTGTACCACAGAACAATAGAAGCAGCAAGTAAGAGTATAAGCTTgatgattattatgatgattGTTTTGCTGCATTTGTCAGGGATGATCAGACTAAAGAGTGAAGGAGTCTGGTGCAGAACGGACAGTCTGCTCTAAAGGCCTTTCATCCACCAAGGTAATGCGCTGATTTGGAGCAGTATAACTATAAGCTGAAGGTATACCAATCAAGGgagtgatttcttttctttactgcCATGAGTGCTAGAAAATTCCTGCTTTTCCTTCCACTTTACTGTTAAAAATCTGGCAACAGTGAAGATGAGTCTGATCTCTGCTGATCAGGTCCGTCAGGGGTCCAACCTGTGGAAATTGATTTATAGTCTAGGTCATGAAAACACTtgcaaaattaataaaatgtcctGGAAATATTAATGGGAACCTATTAAACAATGGGATtggttattaaaatgtatttcttgtCAGTTAAGatcactttatattatattataagaaACTTAAGCAGAAGTGCTGTaatactgaatatcagcacGGCAGTGACATGGCTGTAGGCATAAATgccaagaaaacaagaaaataactGAGTTCATCAGTTATCAGTAACTGAGTAGCTGACACTTCAGcttcagatttaaaaaatcCCCAAAGAAGCCATACGATTGATTGGCAGCCTATAAGAGGTGTGGTAATGGATTCAATGCGAACAAATTACTGTTAGAAAGGGAATGTAACGTAGTTAGACAAGACACATGCAGGCTAGATTACTGCCAGCCCTTTTGCATCTAAACTTCACTTGAATAGAATGTTTACAGCAATGTGAAGTTGCTTAAAAGATCTCAACAAGTTCCAGGaataaatgagagagaaaatgattgAAATACATTCTAAAAAAAGGGCTACAAAAGCATAAGACATTTCTAATGCTATGGAATTCTAGTGAACCACAGTAAGGCCAAATTGGTCagtggttaattttttttttttaaaaagtgacaTCAGATAAGATTAATGTTCATCAGTACATAAACTGAGCAAGAATAGTATTCATAGGAAAGTTGCAAAGTGTTAAACCATTGCCTTGATAAACCAAACCTTTTGGTATGATGTTCTGTGGACCAATGAGCTGAAAGTAAAACTCTTTGGAAGACATGGATACTATTACATCTGGCTTAAGCTGACACAGTATTCTATAATAACAACATCATACCAACAAACATGTTGGTGCTAGTTTGATAGTTTGGGGATACTTAGCTGCCTTGGGGCATGGACAGATAGCCATAGTTGTCAGGACCATGAATTCTCCTCTCTAAAGCGTGAAGTTTCAATCATCAGCCCAGTCTGAAGCTCAAGAACAGCTAGTTTGTGCAGTAATATAATGATCTGAAGGAACAAGCAAGTCCCTCGATGAATGCCTGAGAAAAACcccattgagatgctgtggcaggaTTTTAAATTGCTTTCATGCTCGAAAGCCCTCCAGTGTGACTGATATAAAGCAATTCTACAAAGTacagtgggccaaaattccTCCATGGTGATGTGAAAGACTGATCTGATCACCGTCTGAAACATTTatgatacactatatggccaaaagtatgtggacagaCTTACTATCACAATCATAGGTGCTTGTTGTACATTCCTTTCTACTATGGGCATTAATAAAAGTTGGTATCAAACGTTTAATGCAGTAACAAACTCCACTCTTCCCTCTAGAGTTTGAAGCATCTGTCCATTCAGCCAAAAGGCCATTAGTGATGTTGGACACTGATGCTGGACATGAAGGTCTGCTATGCAGTCACCATTCCGATTAATCCGTGTTAATAGTGCTTCCATGACATCATCAGCAAACCATGTGTTTATGGGCCTCTCTATATGCATATGCCTGGAACCGGTTTGGGTTTGGCTCATTAGAtccagtgaaaggaaattgttatgctacagcatacaatgaTATTAACACAATTGTGTGGTTTTGTGGCGTTTGGTGAAGACACACATATGACTGCGAAGATCAAGTGCCCACATGCCCTCAGCCACATGACTATAggtgttgcacaaccttttttttcccaataaaTTCAATGATCCTTTTAAgtgtatttgtttctttgtgttgtcTTTTATTACATTATGACCCCTGAGGGCCTTTTAATATGACCAATATGCTAAAGTAGTTTCCAAGTAATTTGCAAGTGAAGTTGGTGCATGTGTGGCTATGTATGAGTCGGTCCATTAGGGGTCACTAAAAGTCATAGACTTGACTCTAATTCTAAGCATATCAACTGTTGTGAGTCTCAGATGACCTGCGAGTCATGTATACAAATTATTCTTAAAAATGAGGGAAGTCTCGTTGACTGACATGTAAAGTGTCATCTAATCCTTGCTAATCTGGGACCATTTATAACTTTTTAATTTCTGTCTATTGGATCTCTATAAGtgcaaatttaaataatagaaaCTGAATTAATAAGCAGTTAATTaacaatttattaaacattgttaATGCTGAACTGCTAAAGCGTTTACAAAATTCCCTGTCTCAAATTGGGATTTTGGCGCCTCAGGGGACATACAAACAAGACATCAGTACAGTCTTTTGTACTCAATAAAATGTTCACCCCCCATAAGAAATGATATTATTAGGCTATTTTGCATGGATGTAAAATTCCTGTTTGGCACTTTGTGGAAGATAATGTGTCTTGCTTGGCCTGATGGGGTGATGTACTGCTGTGAGATGTTGTTGGGCCCCGTGCAGCAGGCCAAAATGGAAGCCTTAAGGGGGTTTTAAGAAGTGTATTGACTGCTGGCAGCACCTTAAAGTCCATCCAAGAGCTTCCAATAGCTCATATTCTTTACAGTGctttttgcaaaaaaacaaaaacaaaacactctgACAAAGCTTCcctgtctgctctctctctgcaggtcTCTACATTTTCAGTTCAGTTAGCAAAAACCCATGTGACATTGATAGGACTGAACATAGAAGTGTCTGATTCTATTTTCTAAATCCACCCTGCTTTAATGAACTCTTCACCTATTTTAGATGTTGGCTAGTCTGtttctcctccctcctctctccctccctgtgcTCCATTCTCTCATCTTGTTGAGGATTAACCTAGTAGCAGAGGCAGATTGGAAAGAGAAGCTTTCCATGTGgtacatgtttgtgtatatgtgcttCTTTGCTCAAGAGTTTCTTGCACTGTGAACATTGAGGAGAAAGCCTGTATAGTTTTTTGTGACTAGATTTTTTGCAGATCCTAAGAGCACCTATTAAGTTTAGCTCTGACATCACCAACCACACAATCCCTTGGCTACAGTCTTAAGACAATGACATGGTAATCACCAAGATAGCCGTCTATGACGTCTAGAATGTTTGATCAGTGTGCTGAAGCCTAGAAAGGACGCTTTCTGGAACGAGCCGTGATGCAACCttttttgtgtgcttgtgtgtaaaTCTGAGAAAGTTGGGAGTTTCAGAGTGAGTTGATATTCCTCTCCAGTGTGGTCTTGAAGGGATGCTGAAAGcaccatgaagtgatttatcaTGGACTCTGGGTTTCTCAGGTAGGGTAAATGTCTCTTTTGAATGTCTCTATCTTGAACtttatatgttatttttttatttggaaactTATACTGTTAATCTATATACGTCTAAAGTACAATACAGATAAAAAGTCTATCAGTCTATCATACAaaaaaatatcagcaataatttCACACTTAGCGCCGAGTATGGGcgataaaaagaataaaatctagAGGTTAAGTCAGAGTTATGAAAAAGCAGGAGTCTAagcaagaacaagaagaacgAGAGATGAGGTGAAAGGAACAGATTAAAGAAATtaacctctctgtctctctgcctttctATCTATAACGCTCTCATTTTTTGAGAGGACTCTCCTCCTTCAtgtttccttctcttttcttgATCCCTCGTGTCTTTGATCTGTACCCCCTACCCCTGTAGACAGACGCtgcaaaacacaacaacatgtTTCAAAGGTCAGAGTTTGTTGGTAATGCCAACAAATGTCTCTGGCTTCTGGAGCAACCACAATCGTTGGCTTAACACCCTCTTACTGCACATTTCATTCATGCCTCTTCTAAACTAAGCTAAcagaacactttttttactcCATACTATAATTGGCTATGACCCAAATGCAATAAAACGGCAGTGTTCTATTGTTGTTATATAGATGATAGTGTTATATAGATGTTGatgaaattataaaaatgaaaaatgtctaTTTGATCTTTTTCTATGTTCTTAACAGGATTGCCAAAataccataaaataaaatatctctcCTCTATGAAGGGGAAACACTCTGTGCCCAGGAGTCTATGGCGTGGGAGTTCATTACTGTTCTCCTTTGTACGGTTGTAGATAGCGATCAGTGCCGTGAGGCTGCTAGCTGAAAAACAATGTGGTGACAGGTTTTGTCTGCATCATAAGATATATGTAAACTTCACCTCCCCAACCGACAACAGTgattttaaaaagagaaaagggaaaataatggaaaataatttgaaattattttgtttctttacttCTGGGTGTGTTAGTAAGATTGCAGGGTGTTAACTTCCTTACTGATGAAACATCATTTATTCTTGCTGACATTTTCCCCCTCTTTAAGAATACAGATAATGCTTGTTATTCACATGTCTCGTTATTCAGCTCAGTGTTGATAGA carries:
- the blmh gene encoding bleomycin hydrolase, encoding MDAGLNGEKVSAFIKRLRSEPRYLLAQNVSTCIDPLEVCLHRQTVQDTVHIFQHAIPAEGKPVTNQKNSGRCWIFSCLNVMRLPFMKKFNIEEFEFSQSYLFFWDKVERCYYFLHSYVETAQKNEPVDGRLVQFLLSNPTNDGGQWDMLVNLIEKYGVIPKKCFPESHSSEASRRMNDVLNHKMREYCLRLRNMVASSATKAELNEAMDTMIEEVFRVVSVCLGSPPENICWEYRDKDKNFHRIGPLTPKEFYVQYVKPIYNLQDKVCLVNDPRPQNLYKKLYSVEYLGNMVAGRSTHYNNQPIEVLKKAAADSIKEGEAVWFGCDVGKHFHGKLGINDMNVFNHELVFGVSVKNLNKAERLIFGDSLMTHAMVLTAVTDKEGKEGCYKKWRVENSWGDDRGNKGYLIMTDEWFSEYVYEVVVDKKYLTPEVQEVMKQDPVILPAWDPMGALA